Proteins encoded together in one Altererythrobacter epoxidivorans window:
- a CDS encoding DUF815 domain-containing protein: protein MADQGDPLARIADALERIAPCVPAAIDWTSHPAYVWHGGQVRPVAAIEAVPLDRLKGVDRQKQAVTRNVAHIAAGHAAHDMLLWGARGMGKSALLRSAVVAEQASGQERLALIQLDAESLAALPDLFDILSALERNFLLYLDDLAFDHGDNRSLRHLRSALEGSLAPRPTNVRLAVTSNHRAILVRGQDDQASPLHERDRMDDTLALADRFGLKLGFHPCDKDDYLAIVAAHADAHGLDWDEGEALEWSRSRGPLSGRSAWQFVVEIAGRAGKSI, encoded by the coding sequence ATGGCGGACCAGGGCGATCCGCTGGCACGCATTGCCGACGCGCTGGAGCGGATTGCGCCATGCGTGCCCGCAGCGATCGACTGGACCTCGCACCCCGCCTACGTCTGGCATGGCGGCCAGGTCCGCCCGGTGGCAGCGATAGAGGCGGTCCCGCTCGACCGCCTGAAGGGTGTCGACCGGCAGAAGCAGGCCGTGACCCGGAACGTCGCGCACATTGCCGCGGGCCATGCGGCGCATGACATGCTGCTGTGGGGCGCGCGCGGAATGGGCAAGTCGGCGCTATTGCGCTCCGCAGTGGTCGCGGAACAGGCTTCCGGCCAAGAACGGCTCGCGCTGATCCAGCTCGATGCGGAGAGCCTCGCCGCCCTGCCCGACCTGTTCGATATCCTTTCTGCGCTCGAGCGCAATTTCCTGCTCTATCTCGACGATCTTGCTTTCGACCACGGCGACAACCGCAGTCTGCGCCACCTGCGCAGCGCGCTCGAAGGCAGCCTTGCGCCTCGCCCCACCAACGTGCGTCTCGCGGTCACATCGAACCATCGCGCGATCCTGGTTCGCGGGCAGGATGACCAGGCCTCGCCCCTGCACGAGCGTGACCGAATGGACGATACGCTCGCGCTGGCAGACCGGTTCGGGCTGAAGCTGGGGTTCCACCCTTGCGACAAGGACGATTATCTCGCCATCGTTGCTGCCCATGCCGATGCCCACGGGCTCGACTGGGATGAAGGGGAGGCGCTGGAATGGTCGCGCAGCCGAGGGCCGCTGTCAGGGCGCAGCGCGTGGCAATTCGTGGTCGAAATCGCCGGACGCGCCGGCAAGTCGATCTAG